One window from the genome of Spirosoma rhododendri encodes:
- a CDS encoding DPP IV N-terminal domain-containing protein, translated as MNQLIAFTRQPGTLLCWLTLLLLAGLPCRAMCADSLRVTVTEGTNMAAALSPDGKTIATDLQGTIWLVPSRGGAARPITDALGDCRQPAWSPDGNRVVFHAFWDGRYHLWMVDKTGNGRRQLTTGVYDDREPHWSPDGKSIVFSSDRSGNYDIWRLTVADGALTQLTKNGANDYNPAFSSDGQQVAFVSERPDAPGLYRLTADGKEQLVYGTTAKLAAPAFSPDGKQILYNALTKEQSGLFSVSLDGAKPVAVSTPTEDVFPFRATWFSPTEYLYTADGQLKRQTLAKAGVTPIPFQATVVLGRTPYRRKTYDFSSTAARPVRGIKGPTLSPDGKQVVFAALGDLWQLTIGNPKPQPLTNDAYLEADPVWSPDGSQLAFTSDRQGNMDLWVRDLKTGQDQRLVDLPDDINFPTWSPDGKRIAFYQGDARNMWGRGTLHTVDVSTGKTDKQHESVFVPSQPSWSPDGRTIAMSALDVYSSRYREGVSEITLVSVDGAADGSADRHVTPTPEHSLGTRGKNGPVWSPDGRWMAYIQDGLLWLSPTDKTGTVTGKPRQLTTELADAPTWSGDSQRLLYLATDTLRQVYLADNRIETVPMQFTWQPASPTGSLVVHAGRVFDGRSATYRTNVDIVIDGNRIRAIEPHQPNRPGRVIDASTKTIIPGLFEMHSHQSAMSGEQQGRLWLSYGITSVREPGADPYDALERKEAWASNRRAGPRQFFTGGLTDGTRIYYGLATSISSPEQLDRELNRSVRLGFDLIKTYVRMPDALQQRITSFAHAHGMPVSSHEIYPAMRYEVDAVEHIGGTSRRGYSPKISAMNRTYQDVIQLIVKSGMNITPTASLQGGFFVLAGRDPNFFENKQYKAFYSESFTNALQAGAAQYAKISPGYLSNFGNLQKTIKTLIGAGAHVTTGTDSPFVPYGMSLHTELQVFVDAGLTPYEALRSATLWAAEAVGVSQDLGSLEAGKLADLVIVDGDPLTNIRDAWNVVTVVKNGDVHSLDTLLKKP; from the coding sequence ATGAATCAACTGATTGCTTTCACCCGCCAACCCGGTACGCTGCTGTGCTGGCTGACGTTATTGCTATTGGCAGGTTTGCCTTGCCGGGCTATGTGTGCCGACTCGCTGCGGGTCACGGTCACGGAGGGCACCAACATGGCCGCGGCCCTGTCGCCCGACGGTAAAACCATCGCCACCGATTTGCAGGGAACGATCTGGCTAGTGCCGAGCCGGGGTGGTGCGGCCCGGCCCATCACCGACGCTCTTGGCGACTGTCGGCAACCGGCCTGGTCGCCCGACGGGAACCGGGTCGTTTTCCACGCGTTCTGGGATGGCCGGTATCACCTCTGGATGGTCGACAAAACGGGCAACGGGCGCAGGCAACTGACGACGGGCGTGTACGACGACCGCGAACCGCACTGGTCGCCCGATGGGAAGTCAATCGTGTTTTCGTCGGACCGCAGCGGCAACTACGACATCTGGCGGCTGACCGTCGCCGATGGCGCACTGACCCAACTGACGAAAAACGGAGCGAACGACTATAACCCGGCCTTTTCTTCCGATGGGCAGCAGGTCGCGTTCGTATCGGAGCGGCCCGACGCGCCCGGCCTGTACCGCCTGACCGCCGACGGTAAGGAGCAACTGGTCTACGGCACGACGGCGAAACTAGCGGCTCCGGCCTTTTCGCCCGACGGCAAACAGATCCTGTACAACGCACTGACGAAAGAGCAGAGTGGCCTGTTCAGCGTATCGCTCGACGGAGCCAAACCGGTTGCCGTGTCGACACCCACCGAAGACGTGTTTCCGTTTCGGGCTACCTGGTTTTCGCCTACCGAATACCTCTACACCGCCGACGGGCAATTGAAACGGCAGACGCTGGCGAAAGCGGGGGTAACGCCCATTCCGTTTCAGGCAACGGTCGTGCTGGGCCGGACGCCGTACAGACGCAAAACCTACGATTTCAGCTCGACAGCGGCCCGGCCGGTGCGCGGCATCAAAGGCCCTACCCTATCGCCCGATGGAAAGCAAGTCGTATTCGCGGCCCTCGGCGACCTGTGGCAGTTGACGATAGGTAACCCCAAACCGCAGCCCCTAACCAACGACGCCTACCTCGAAGCCGACCCCGTCTGGTCGCCCGACGGATCGCAACTGGCGTTTACGTCTGACCGGCAGGGCAACATGGACCTGTGGGTGCGCGACCTGAAAACGGGGCAGGATCAGCGGCTGGTCGACCTGCCCGACGACATCAACTTTCCCACCTGGTCGCCCGATGGGAAGCGCATCGCGTTCTATCAGGGCGATGCCCGCAACATGTGGGGTCGGGGTACGCTGCACACCGTTGACGTGTCGACGGGTAAGACCGACAAGCAGCACGAATCGGTGTTTGTGCCAAGTCAGCCAAGCTGGTCGCCCGACGGCCGGACCATTGCCATGTCGGCGCTGGACGTGTATTCGTCGCGCTACCGCGAAGGGGTCAGCGAAATCACGCTCGTCAGCGTCGACGGGGCGGCCGATGGTTCCGCCGACCGGCACGTAACACCCACGCCCGAACACTCGCTCGGCACGCGGGGCAAGAACGGCCCGGTCTGGTCGCCCGACGGCCGCTGGATGGCGTATATTCAGGATGGGTTACTCTGGCTTTCGCCCACCGACAAAACCGGGACAGTTACCGGCAAGCCCCGGCAGCTAACGACCGAACTAGCCGACGCGCCCACCTGGTCGGGCGATTCGCAGCGGTTGCTGTATCTGGCCACCGACACGCTGCGGCAGGTGTATTTGGCCGATAACCGGATCGAAACCGTACCGATGCAGTTTACGTGGCAACCCGCCAGCCCCACCGGTTCGCTGGTCGTTCATGCCGGTCGAGTATTCGACGGCCGTTCGGCCACCTACCGCACTAACGTCGACATTGTGATCGACGGCAACCGGATTCGCGCCATCGAACCGCATCAGCCCAACCGGCCGGGCCGGGTCATCGACGCATCGACCAAAACGATCATCCCCGGTCTGTTTGAAATGCACTCGCACCAGAGCGCGATGTCGGGCGAGCAGCAGGGGCGGCTGTGGCTGTCGTACGGCATCACCTCCGTGCGCGAACCCGGTGCCGACCCCTACGACGCCCTCGAACGCAAAGAAGCCTGGGCCAGCAATCGCCGGGCCGGGCCGCGTCAGTTCTTTACCGGTGGCCTGACCGACGGCACCCGCATCTACTACGGGCTCGCCACCAGTATCTCGTCGCCCGAACAGCTCGACCGCGAACTGAACCGATCCGTACGGCTGGGCTTCGACCTGATAAAAACCTACGTCCGCATGCCCGACGCCCTGCAACAGCGCATCACGAGCTTTGCCCACGCCCACGGCATGCCCGTTTCGTCGCACGAAATTTACCCGGCCATGCGCTACGAAGTCGACGCCGTGGAGCACATCGGCGGCACGAGTCGGCGGGGCTATTCGCCCAAGATTTCGGCCATGAACCGCACCTATCAGGACGTCATTCAGCTCATCGTCAAATCGGGCATGAACATCACGCCCACGGCTTCGTTGCAGGGCGGCTTCTTCGTACTGGCCGGGCGCGACCCCAATTTTTTCGAGAACAAACAGTACAAGGCGTTCTATTCCGAGAGTTTCACTAACGCCCTACAGGCCGGGGCCGCGCAGTACGCGAAAATCAGTCCGGGCTATTTGAGCAATTTCGGCAACCTACAAAAGACCATCAAAACGCTGATCGGCGCGGGCGCCCACGTCACGACGGGCACCGACAGCCCGTTTGTACCCTACGGTATGAGTCTGCACACGGAGTTACAGGTGTTTGTCGACGCAGGACTGACGCCCTACGAAGCCCTGCGCTCGGCCACGCTCTGGGCCGCCGAAGCCGTAGGTGTCAGCCAGGATCTGGGGTCGCTCGAAGCGGGTAAACTGGCTGATCTGGTCATCGTCGACGGCGACCCGCTCACCAACATTCGCGATGCCTGGAACGTGGTAACGGTGGTCAAAAACGGCGACGTTCATTCGCTGGATACGCTGCTGAAAAAACCCTGA